One stretch of Pseudomonas fluorescens Q2-87 DNA includes these proteins:
- a CDS encoding YceI family protein encodes MFKRLFSHAVAALLLTCAALPAQADWYLDGESSRLSFISSKNGNVSEVQRFLVLHGQVQPDGLARLEVELDSINSGIPLRDERMRAELFEIKQFAEATVTAQIDLAPIQDLANGAQLELRLPLTVNLHGKQHEYNVELLATRLDERRFQVVTLEPVVLNAEDFDLAPGLEKLQNMAGLSAISLSVPVNAVLIFTAR; translated from the coding sequence ATGTTCAAGCGGTTGTTTTCCCACGCTGTCGCGGCCTTGCTGCTGACTTGCGCCGCGCTGCCGGCGCAGGCCGATTGGTACCTGGACGGCGAGTCGTCGCGGTTGTCGTTCATCAGCAGCAAAAACGGCAATGTCTCCGAAGTCCAACGTTTCCTGGTGCTGCATGGCCAGGTCCAGCCCGATGGCCTGGCGCGCCTGGAAGTGGAGCTGGACTCCATCAACAGCGGCATTCCCCTGCGGGACGAGCGCATGCGGGCCGAGCTGTTCGAGATCAAGCAATTTGCCGAAGCCACCGTCACCGCGCAGATCGACTTGGCGCCGATCCAGGATCTGGCCAACGGTGCGCAGTTGGAATTGCGCCTGCCGCTGACGGTGAACCTGCACGGCAAGCAACATGAGTACAACGTCGAACTGTTGGCGACACGCCTGGATGAACGACGCTTCCAGGTGGTGACCCTGGAACCGGTGGTACTCAACGCGGAGGATTTCGACTTGGCGCCGGGTTTGGAAAAACTGCAAAACATGGCCGGTTTGTCGGCCATCAGTCTGTCGGTGCCGGTGAATGCGGTGCTGATTTTCACGGCGCGCTGA
- a CDS encoding phospholipase D-like domain-containing protein, whose amino-acid sequence MNGPVFPWRKGNRFELLIDGPQFFPRMLVEIARAQEQVELELYLVEAGACAEAMVQALVQAAERGVRVRCLFDDYGSLAFTLGLRNRLTTAGVELRFYNRLSWRRWVRNLYRDHRKLLLVDQRLAVVGGTGVTDEFWNPLDDRSDWHEVMVEIVGPLVLDWQLLFDRQWLANRHRRAWKPASNFGLPRLPRVPPMGEGMGRVAYADARQHRDILQSLSRALNSGQKRIWMATPYFLPTWNVRRSLRKAAARGIDVRLLLTGPRTDHPSVRYAGHRYYPRLLKAGVKIFEYQPCFLHLKMVLVDDWVSIGSCNFDHWNLRFNLEANLEALDSGLSNAVAASFERDFAQSQQVSLDAWQRRPLWKRVKQRLWGWVDRLVVNLLDRRG is encoded by the coding sequence ATGAACGGGCCGGTATTTCCGTGGCGTAAAGGCAACCGCTTCGAGCTGTTGATCGACGGCCCGCAGTTCTTCCCGCGCATGCTGGTGGAAATTGCCCGCGCCCAGGAACAGGTGGAGCTGGAGCTGTACCTGGTGGAAGCGGGGGCCTGCGCCGAGGCGATGGTCCAGGCGCTGGTCCAGGCCGCCGAGCGCGGCGTGCGCGTGCGTTGCCTGTTCGATGACTATGGCAGCCTGGCGTTTACCCTTGGCCTGCGCAATCGCCTGACGACGGCCGGCGTGGAGCTGCGGTTCTACAATCGCTTGAGCTGGCGCCGCTGGGTGCGCAACCTCTACCGAGATCACCGCAAGCTGTTGTTGGTGGACCAGCGCCTGGCCGTGGTCGGCGGCACCGGGGTGACCGATGAATTCTGGAACCCCCTCGACGACCGCAGCGATTGGCACGAAGTGATGGTGGAAATCGTCGGCCCGCTGGTGCTCGACTGGCAGTTGCTGTTCGACCGCCAATGGCTGGCCAACCGTCATCGGCGAGCCTGGAAGCCGGCGTCCAACTTCGGCCTGCCACGCCTGCCTCGTGTCCCGCCGATGGGCGAGGGCATGGGGCGGGTGGCGTATGCCGACGCCCGTCAGCATCGCGATATCCTGCAATCATTGTCCCGGGCATTGAACAGCGGGCAGAAACGCATCTGGATGGCGACGCCGTATTTCCTGCCGACCTGGAACGTCCGTCGTTCCTTGCGCAAGGCCGCCGCCCGGGGCATCGACGTGCGCCTGCTGCTGACCGGCCCGCGCACCGATCACCCGTCCGTGCGCTACGCCGGGCACCGTTATTACCCAAGGCTGCTCAAGGCCGGGGTGAAAATATTCGAATACCAGCCATGTTTCCTGCACCTGAAAATGGTGCTGGTGGACGACTGGGTCAGCATTGGCTCGTGCAATTTCGACCACTGGAACCTGCGTTTCAACCTGGAAGCCAATCTCGAAGCCCTGGATTCAGGGCTCAGCAATGCCGTAGCGGCCAGTTTTGAACGGGACTTCGCCCAGAGCCAACAAGTCAGCCTCGACGCCTGGCAGCGTCGGCCGCTGTGGAAGCGGGTCAAGCAGCGGTTGTGGGGGTGGGTGGATCGGTTGGTGGTGAATCTGCTGGATCGGCGGGGCTAA